One Triticum dicoccoides isolate Atlit2015 ecotype Zavitan chromosome 5B, WEW_v2.0, whole genome shotgun sequence genomic window carries:
- the LOC119307904 gene encoding rho GTPase-activating protein 2-like, with amino-acid sequence MTGVVVVSTGCKGGSVGKKRGGGEEAEERERQQLSVLALLLAAVRRSVVACRVERGPDRVAGGGGGCRWGENDEDAAAPELAEMEIGWPTDVRHVAHVTFDRFHGFLGLPVEFEVEMPPRVPSASASVFGVSAESMQCTYDGKGNSVPTILLLMQERLYAQGGLKAEGIFRINPENDQEEHVRDQLNKGVVPEDIDVHCLASLIKAWFRELPEGVLDSLSPEQVLQCNSEEEFLELVTLLRPTPAALLNWAVELMADVVEEEELNKMNARNIAMVFAPNMTQMSDPLTALMHAVQVMNFLKTLILRTLRERDDVAPGDYTPYSSPASSGRHSDAEYYGSEREMMDRSCELSDMHSQISKSGGQVDYLVRYNTCFDSEQEGDHPLTEAEEVFLDRLESQLEDDRPEGSTNKQREVSSEIVEMEDDQPELKSETKALEDIHEEEEEGAELLK; translated from the exons ATGACGGGGGTGGTGGTGGTCTCCACGGGGTGCAAGGGCGGAAGCGTGGGGAAGAAGAGGGGCGgcggggaggaggcggaggagcgggAGAGGCAGCAGCTGTCGGTGCTGGCGCTGCTGCTCGCGGCCGTGCGGAGGTCGGTGGTGGCTTGCCGGGTGGAGCGGGGGCCGGACCGCgtcgccggtggcggcggcggctgccgctGGGGGGAGAACGACGAGGACGCGGCCGCCCCCgagctggcggagatggagatcggCTGGCCGACCGACGTCCGCCACGTCGCGCACGTCACCTTCGACCGCTTCCACGGCTTCCTCGGCCTCCCCGTCGAGTTCGAGGTGGAGATGCCTCCCCGCGTCCCCAGCGCCAG TGCGAGTGTTTTCGGTGTCTCAGCTGAATCAATGCAATGCACCTACGATGGTAAGGGAAACTCGGTCCCCACGATACTGCTGCTTATGCAGGAGAGGTTGTATGCTCAGGGGGGGCTAAAG GCTGAAGGGATCTTCCGCATAAACCCGGAGAATGACCAAGAAGAGCATGTGAGGGATCAACTGAACAAAGGAGTTGTTCCTGAGGACATTGATGTTCACTGCTTGGCAAGCCTCATTAAG GCATGGTTCAGGGAACTTCCTGAAGGTGTGCTGGATAGCCTCTCCCCGGAGCAGGTTCTGCAATGCAATTCTGAAGAGGAATTCCTAGAGCTTGTGACGCTACTGCGCCCCACTCCAGCTGCACTCCTCAATTGGGCTGTTGAGCTAATGGCTGATGTTGTGGAGGAGGAGGAGCTAAACAAGATGAATGCTAGAAACATAGCCATGGTATTTGCCCCCAACATGACTCAG ATGTCAGATCCTTTGACAGCCCTGATGCATGCTGTGCAAGTCATGAACTTTCTCAAAACATTGATCTTGAGGACGCTTCGAGAGCGTGATGATGTAGCTCCTGGAGATTACACTCCATACTCATCTCCAGCATCTTCCGGTCGGCATTCTGATGCCGAATACTATGGCAGTGAGCGGGAGATGATGGACAGAAGCTGTGAGCTGAGCGATATGCACAGCCAGATCAGCAAGTCCGGGGGGCAGGTGGATTATTTGGTGAGGTACAACACCTGTTTCGACAGCGAACAGGAAGGCGACCATCCCCTAACCGAAGCTGAAGAGGTATTCTTGGATCGGCTGGAAAGCCAACTCGAAGACGACAGACCAGAGGGAAGCACAAACAAGCAGCGCGAAGTAAGCTCCGAGATTGTGGAAATGGAGGACGATCAACCTGAACTGAAATCTGAAACCAAGGCACTGGAGGACatacatgaagaagaagaagaaggtgcagAGTTATTGAAATGA
- the LOC119307903 gene encoding VIN3-like protein 1 encodes MKSTGGDPSGFAAAALHASSDASEHEEIKPADDSNTISDYAQEPLNFFPEQESNDASVSTEKKQSVVSKCKSVEEIPREATVKRCKNIDSKKLFSNNNNSPSLTGIQALRKPPRKGGHPIQLRESEMFQDKKPPSTWICKNAACKAVLTSENTFCKRCSCCICHLFDDNKDPSLWLVCSSETGDTDCCESSCHVECALQRRKAGRIDLGQSMHLDGNYCCAACGKVIGILGFWKRQLAVAKDARRVDILCSRIYLSHRLLDGTTRFKELHQIVQDAKAKLETEVGPLDGSSKMARCIVGRLPVAADVQKLCSLAMEKADDWLQSNSQAETKQIDTLPTACRFRFEDITASSLVIVLKETASSQYHAIKGYKLWYWNSREPPSTGEPVIFPKDQRRILISSLQPCTEYAFRIISFIEDGELGHSESKCFTRSVEIMHKNIEHGAEGCSSTAKRNVKRQNGRSSGFKVRQLGQVLRRAWEEDGFPSEFCKDEIEDSCNQSDSVILEKGQVAHVVSRKLDLNETSVPDLNAEVVMPTECLRNENGYSSGKNDLRKSNGCGDFATCTKGHVGEAPAMESRSQSRKQTSDLEQETCAEDGNLVIGSQRHFSRRLGELDNNYEYCVKTIRWLECCGHIEKEFRMRFLTWFSLRSTEQERRVVLTFIHTLVDEPGSLAGQLLDSFEEIVASKRPRTGFCTKLWH; translated from the exons ATGAAGTCGACCGGAGGAGATCCGTCCGGATTCGCCGCTGCGG CTTTACATGCTTCTAGTGATGCGAGCGAACATGAAGAGATTAAACCCGCTGATGACAGCAACACCATCTCAGACTATGCCCAGGAACCATTGAATTTTTTTCCGGAACAAGAATCAAACGATGCTAGTGTTAGTACAGAAAAGAAACAGTCTGTGGTATCCAAATGCAAGTCGGTGGAAGAAATTCCAAGAGAAGCAACCGTAAAAAGGTGCAAGAACATCGATTCCAAGAAGCTCTTCTCAAATAACAACAATAGTCCAAGCCTCACTGGTATTCAGGCTCTCAGAAAGCCGCCAAGAAAGGGGGGCCATCCTATTCAACTTCGTGAGAGCGAAATGTTTCAAGACAAAAAGCCTCCTTCCACATGGATATGCAAAAATGCAGCCTGCAAAGCTGTGCTTACCTCAGAGAATACATTCTGTAAACGGTGTTCGTGTTGTATATGTCACCttttcgatgacaacaaagatcctAGCCTTTGGCTCGTCTGCTCATCGGAGACTGGTGACACAGATTGCTGTGAGTCGTCCTGCCACGTTGAGTGCGCACTCCAGCGCCGAAAGGCAGGGCGCATCGATCTTGGGCAATCTATGCACCTAGATGGTAACTATTGCTGTGCTGCCTGCGGGAAGGTTATTGGAATACTTGG GTTCTGGAAAAGGCAGCTAGCGGTTGCTAAAGATGCTCGTCGGGTTGATATTCTTTGTTCTCGTATATACCTAAGTCATAGGCTTTTGGATGGCACAACCCGTTTTAAAGAGCTGCATCAGATTGTACAGGATGCAAAGGCAAAGCTGGAAACTGAGGTTGGTCCCCTTGATGGGTCTTCTAAGATGGCCCGGTGCATTGTGGGCCGGCTTCCTGTTGCTGCCGATGTGCAGAAACTTTGCTCTCTAGCAATGGAGAAGGCAGATGACTGGCTGCAGTCAAACTCTCAAGCAGAAACTAAACAAATTG ATACACTTCCTACTGCCTGCAGGTTTAGATTTGAAGATATTACAGCTTCATCATTAGTGATTGTTCTGAAAGAAACTGCTTCCTCGCAGTATCATGCTATCAAAGGCTACAAGCTTTGGTACTGGAACAGCAGAGAACCGCCTTCCACTGGGGAGCCTGTTATTTTCCCCAAAGACCAAAGAAGGATATTGATTTCCAGTCTGCAGCCCTGCACGGAGTATGCCTTTCGGATCATTTCATTtattgaggatggtgaacttggcCACTCCGAGTCTAAGTGCTTTACAAGGAGTGTGGAGATCATGCACAAGAATATAGAGCACGGCGCAGAAGGTTGCTCATCTACTGCCAAGAGAAATGTCAAGAGGCAAAATGGCAGGTCATCAGGCTTCAAGGTGCGCCAGCTGGGTCAAGTGTTACGGAGGGCATGGGAAGAGGATGGTTTCCCCAGTGAGTTCTGTAAAGATGAGATTGAAGATTCCTGCAATCAGAGTGATTCAGTGATACTAGAGAAGGGTCAAGTTGCACATGTTGTTTCACGCAAACTTGATCTTAATGAAACCTCAGTCCCAGATTTAAACGCTGAGGTAGTCATGCCAACAGAGTGCCTCCGGAATGAGAACGGGTATAGTTCAGGAAAGAATGATTTGAGGAAGTCCAATGGCTGTGGTGATTTTGCGACCTGCACGAAGGGGCATGTCGGCGAGGCACCTGCAATGGAATCCCGATCACAAAGTCGGAAGCAGACATCAGACTTGGAGCAGGAAACCTGTGCAGAGGATGGCAATTTGGTCATCGGTTCACAGAGGCACTTCTCCCGTAGGTTAGGTGAGCTAGATAATAACTATGAGTACTGTGTGAAGACTATTCGATGGTTGGAATGTTGTGGCCACATCGAGAAAGAATTTAGGATGAGATTCCTAACCTGGTTTAGCCTGAGATCGACGGAGCAGGAGCGGAGGGTTGTCTTGACCTTCATCCACACCCTCGTTGATGAGCCCGGTAGTTTGGCAGGGCAGCTCCTGGATTCATTTGAAGAAATTGTTGCCAGTAAAAGGCCAAGGACTGGTTTCTGCACTAAGCTATGGCACTAA